Proteins encoded together in one Micromonospora kangleipakensis window:
- the pstS gene encoding phosphate ABC transporter substrate-binding protein PstS gives MKLQRHGAIACLALTAVLGLSACGSDNNEPTGTSASGSAAAVDCGKGTLNAQGSSAQKNAMAEWIKAYQQKCAGTTINYEPTGSGAGIQAFIAGTADFAGSDSALKPEEQPQADAKCAGGQALNLPMVIGPVAVVYNVSGVDNLQLKPATLAKIFAGKVTKWDDAAIKADNPDAKLPATAIQAVHRSDESGTTDNFTKYLSKTAEADWTLGNAKAWKAPGGVGAAKSDGVASKVKGTDGTISYVEWSYAENAGLKKAKVQNGAGEWAELTAESAGKTIAGAKIEGQGDDLKMSIDYNTKQAGAYPIVLATYEIVCSKGLAADKLPLVKGLLTHAASAEGQADLVELGYAPLPDSVRTKVEAAVKNLS, from the coding sequence GTGAAGCTCCAGCGGCACGGCGCCATTGCCTGCCTCGCTCTCACTGCGGTGCTCGGTCTCAGCGCTTGCGGCTCGGACAACAACGAGCCGACCGGCACCTCCGCCTCCGGCTCCGCCGCCGCGGTCGACTGCGGCAAGGGCACGCTGAACGCGCAGGGCTCCTCCGCGCAGAAGAACGCGATGGCCGAGTGGATCAAGGCGTACCAGCAGAAGTGCGCCGGCACCACGATCAACTACGAGCCCACCGGCTCCGGCGCCGGCATCCAGGCCTTCATCGCCGGCACCGCCGACTTCGCCGGCTCCGACTCGGCCCTCAAGCCGGAGGAGCAGCCGCAGGCCGACGCCAAGTGCGCGGGCGGCCAGGCCCTCAACCTGCCGATGGTCATCGGCCCGGTGGCCGTGGTCTACAACGTCAGCGGAGTGGACAACCTCCAGCTCAAGCCGGCCACCCTGGCGAAGATCTTCGCCGGCAAGGTGACCAAGTGGGACGACGCGGCCATCAAGGCCGACAACCCGGACGCCAAGCTGCCGGCCACCGCGATCCAGGCGGTGCACCGCTCCGACGAGTCGGGCACCACCGACAACTTCACCAAGTACCTCTCCAAGACCGCCGAGGCGGACTGGACCCTCGGCAACGCCAAGGCGTGGAAGGCCCCGGGTGGCGTGGGCGCCGCCAAGTCCGACGGCGTGGCCAGCAAGGTCAAGGGCACCGACGGCACCATCAGCTACGTCGAGTGGTCGTACGCCGAGAACGCCGGCCTGAAGAAGGCCAAGGTCCAGAACGGCGCCGGCGAGTGGGCCGAGCTCACCGCCGAGTCGGCCGGCAAGACCATCGCCGGGGCCAAGATCGAGGGCCAGGGCGACGACCTGAAGATGTCGATCGACTACAACACCAAGCAGGCCGGGGCGTACCCGATCGTCCTGGCGACCTACGAGATCGTCTGCAGCAAGGGCCTCGCGGCCGACAAGCTGCCGCTGGTCAAGGGCCTGCTGACCCACGCCGCCAGCGCCGAGGGCCAGGCCGACCTGGTCGAGCTGGGCTACGCCCCGCTGCCGGACTCGGTCCGCACCAAGGTCGAGGCCGCGGTCAAGAACCTCTCCTGA
- the pstC gene encoding phosphate ABC transporter permease subunit PstC yields the protein MGETPHRSAHAGTGGTRVTSGHEWPAGASARVAETSGNPRNPIGNGLGGGGGLPKARAFGAERAFRGLTLAAGAAVLVIIAAIAVFLIAKAVPALQANSEDFWTFEGWFPNDNPPKFGIGALAFGTVLTALLALLIAVPVALGIALYLTHYAPRRIGTGLGFVIDLLAAVPSVVFGLWGRDYLVGPVTDLSAWLNRYFGWIPIFGDGPYGNSILLGSLVLAIMVLPIITSLSREVFLQTPTANEEAALALGATRWEMLRTAVLPYGRPGIIAAVMLGLGRALGETIALALTLGSTYAISFNVLQSGGNTIAANIANRFAEANDTGRGALIASGLVLFAITLIVNITARAIIYRRREFTESAA from the coding sequence ATGGGTGAAACCCCTCACCGCTCGGCGCACGCCGGCACCGGCGGGACCCGCGTGACCTCCGGTCACGAGTGGCCCGCCGGTGCCTCGGCGCGTGTGGCCGAGACCTCAGGCAACCCTCGTAACCCGATCGGGAACGGACTGGGCGGCGGCGGTGGCCTGCCCAAGGCCCGGGCCTTCGGCGCCGAACGGGCCTTTCGCGGCCTCACCCTGGCCGCCGGCGCCGCCGTGCTGGTCATCATCGCGGCGATCGCGGTCTTCCTGATCGCCAAGGCCGTGCCGGCCCTGCAGGCGAACAGCGAGGACTTCTGGACCTTCGAGGGCTGGTTCCCGAACGACAACCCGCCCAAGTTCGGCATCGGCGCGCTCGCCTTCGGCACCGTGCTCACCGCGCTGCTGGCGCTGCTCATCGCGGTGCCGGTGGCGCTGGGCATCGCCCTCTACCTCACGCACTACGCCCCGCGGCGGATCGGCACCGGCCTCGGCTTCGTGATCGACCTGCTGGCCGCCGTGCCCAGCGTGGTCTTCGGCCTCTGGGGCCGGGACTACCTCGTCGGCCCGGTCACGGACCTGTCGGCCTGGCTGAACCGGTACTTCGGCTGGATCCCGATCTTCGGCGACGGCCCGTACGGGAACTCGATCCTGCTCGGCTCCCTGGTGCTGGCAATCATGGTGCTGCCGATCATCACCTCGCTCTCCCGCGAGGTGTTCCTGCAGACCCCGACCGCCAACGAGGAGGCCGCCCTCGCGCTGGGCGCCACCCGGTGGGAGATGCTGCGCACCGCCGTGCTGCCGTACGGGCGTCCGGGCATCATCGCCGCGGTGATGCTCGGCCTGGGCCGCGCGCTCGGCGAGACCATCGCGCTGGCGCTGACCCTCGGCTCCACCTACGCCATCTCGTTCAACGTCCTGCAGAGCGGCGGCAACACCATCGCCGCGAACATCGCGAACCGGTTCGCCGAGGCGAACGACACCGGCCGGGGCGCACTGATCGCCTCCGGCCTGGTGCTCTTCGCGATCACGCTGATCGTCAACATCACCGCCCGGGCGATCATCTACCGCCGCCGCGAGTTCACGGAGTCGGCCGCATGA
- the pstA gene encoding phosphate ABC transporter permease PstA: MTTTVTNHRPRPPAQPATLRAKRLPRYAAPAIAVAALLVAAGVVYGLGIGGPVLVVVLGALCYLAGLFTAANAVEGRRAARNRTWSALIHSAFVLAVLPLASVVWTLVSKGVERLDGNFFNSSMNNIGARDANGGAYHAIIGTLEQVGIATLITVPLGVLCAIYIVEYGRGRFAFAIRFFVDVMTGIPSIVTGLFVLAFWVLIVSPWFNDGRPGFSGFAAALALSVLMLPTVVRSTEEMLRLVPAPLREGAYALGVPKWKTILRVVLPTALPGIVTGIMLAIARAAGETAPVLLVAGGGAAINFNPFENNQSSLALFVYQQAGEASKYSPARAWTAALTLVALVLVLTIAAKLLARRNRLGR; this comes from the coding sequence ATGACAACGACTGTCACGAACCACCGCCCGCGGCCGCCGGCGCAGCCGGCCACGCTGCGGGCCAAGCGGCTGCCGAGGTACGCCGCGCCCGCCATCGCCGTCGCGGCCCTGCTGGTCGCCGCCGGGGTCGTCTACGGCCTCGGCATCGGCGGCCCCGTCCTGGTGGTGGTCCTCGGCGCGCTCTGCTACCTGGCCGGGCTCTTCACCGCCGCGAACGCGGTCGAGGGGCGCCGGGCGGCCCGCAACCGCACCTGGAGCGCGCTGATCCACTCGGCCTTCGTGCTGGCGGTGCTGCCGCTGGCCTCGGTGGTCTGGACCCTGGTCAGCAAGGGCGTCGAACGGCTCGACGGGAACTTCTTCAACAGCTCGATGAACAACATCGGGGCCCGGGACGCGAACGGCGGCGCCTACCACGCCATCATCGGCACGCTGGAGCAGGTCGGGATCGCGACTCTGATCACCGTCCCGCTCGGGGTGCTCTGCGCGATCTACATCGTCGAGTACGGCCGGGGCAGGTTCGCCTTCGCCATCCGGTTCTTCGTCGACGTGATGACCGGCATCCCGTCGATCGTCACCGGCCTCTTCGTGCTGGCGTTCTGGGTGCTGATCGTCTCGCCGTGGTTCAACGACGGGCGGCCGGGATTCTCCGGCTTCGCCGCGGCGTTGGCCCTGAGCGTGCTGATGCTCCCGACCGTGGTGCGCTCCACCGAGGAGATGCTCCGCCTCGTCCCGGCGCCGCTGCGGGAGGGCGCGTACGCCCTCGGCGTGCCGAAGTGGAAGACCATCCTGCGGGTTGTTTTGCCGACCGCGCTGCCGGGCATTGTCACCGGCATCATGCTCGCCATCGCGCGGGCCGCCGGTGAGACCGCCCCGGTGCTGCTCGTCGCCGGCGGCGGCGCGGCGATCAACTTCAACCCGTTCGAGAACAACCAGTCGTCGCTGGCTCTCTTCGTCTACCAGCAGGCCGGCGAGGCCTCGAAGTACTCGCCGGCACGGGCGTGGACCGCGGCGCTGACCCTGGTCGCCCTCGTACTCGTCCTGACCATCGCGGCGAAGTTGCTGGCCCGTCGCAACCGGCTCGGCCGATGA
- the pstB gene encoding phosphate ABC transporter ATP-binding protein PstB: protein MAKRIEANNVSAYYGAFKAIENINLTVEPKTVTALIGPSGCGKSTFLRSINRMHEVLPGARVEGSLTIDNQDIYDRDVDVTAVRRMIGMVFQRPNPFPTMSIFENVVAGLRLNGVRRKSILEEAAERALRSANLWDEVKDRLGKPGAGLSGGQQQRLCIARTIAVEPQVVLMDEPCSALDPISTLAIEDLMFQLKDKFTIVIVTHNMQQAARVSDRTAFFSIEKTGDPGRLIEYDNTQKIFSNPSVKKTEDYITGRFG, encoded by the coding sequence ATGGCCAAGCGCATCGAAGCCAACAACGTCAGCGCGTACTACGGCGCCTTCAAGGCGATCGAGAACATCAACCTGACCGTCGAGCCGAAGACGGTGACGGCCCTGATCGGCCCCTCCGGCTGCGGCAAGTCCACCTTCCTGCGGTCCATCAACCGGATGCACGAGGTGCTCCCCGGTGCCCGGGTCGAGGGCAGCCTGACCATTGACAACCAGGACATCTACGACCGGGACGTGGACGTCACCGCGGTCCGCCGGATGATCGGCATGGTCTTCCAGCGGCCGAACCCGTTCCCCACCATGAGCATCTTCGAGAACGTGGTGGCCGGCCTGCGGCTCAACGGCGTCCGCCGGAAGTCGATCCTGGAGGAGGCGGCCGAGAGGGCGCTCCGCTCGGCGAACCTCTGGGACGAGGTCAAGGACCGGCTCGGCAAGCCGGGCGCCGGCCTCTCCGGCGGTCAGCAGCAGCGGCTCTGCATCGCCCGCACCATCGCGGTCGAGCCGCAGGTGGTGCTGATGGACGAGCCCTGCTCGGCGCTGGACCCGATCTCGACGCTGGCCATCGAGGACCTGATGTTCCAGCTCAAGGACAAGTTCACCATCGTCATCGTCACCCACAACATGCAGCAGGCCGCCCGGGTGTCGGATCGGACCGCCTTCTTCTCGATCGAGAAGACCGGCGACCCGGGCCGGCTGATCGAGTACGACAACACCCAGAAGATCTTCAGCAACCCGAGCGTGAAGAAGACCGAGGACTACATCACCGGCCGCTTCGGCTGA
- a CDS encoding NUDIX hydrolase gives MTIDGFAAPPALVEHARRFHAEGGTPAAPRVAATVLLLRPAGADFEVYVIRRVAAMTFGGMYAFPGGGVDRSDSQAHLDWAGPEPAEWATRLGQAPDAAQAVVCAAAREVFEEAGVLLAGPAAATVVGDVSGDDWEAARQDLEGRRVGFADLLAGRRLTLRSDLLLPWSRWITPEFEPRRFDTYFFVALLPEGQRTRDVSGEADHTMWIRPADALARAEAGELTMLPPTLVSLAQVAAAGDLAGVARAAATRDAATPVTPRLDLPEHGEPRFLLS, from the coding sequence ATGACGATCGACGGCTTCGCCGCACCCCCCGCCCTGGTGGAGCACGCCCGCCGGTTCCATGCCGAGGGCGGCACCCCGGCGGCACCCCGGGTCGCGGCCACCGTGCTGCTGCTCCGCCCCGCCGGCGCCGACTTCGAGGTGTACGTCATCCGCCGGGTCGCCGCGATGACCTTCGGCGGGATGTACGCCTTCCCCGGCGGCGGCGTGGACCGCTCCGACTCGCAGGCCCACCTGGACTGGGCCGGCCCGGAGCCGGCCGAGTGGGCCACCCGCCTCGGCCAGGCGCCGGACGCCGCCCAGGCGGTGGTCTGCGCCGCCGCCCGGGAGGTCTTCGAGGAGGCCGGGGTGCTGCTGGCCGGCCCGGCCGCCGCGACGGTGGTGGGCGACGTCAGCGGGGACGACTGGGAGGCCGCCCGGCAGGACCTGGAGGGGCGCCGGGTGGGCTTCGCCGACCTGCTCGCCGGGCGGCGGCTGACGCTCCGGTCCGACCTGCTGCTGCCGTGGAGCCGGTGGATCACGCCGGAGTTCGAGCCGCGCCGCTTCGACACGTACTTCTTCGTGGCCCTGCTGCCCGAGGGGCAGCGGACCCGGGACGTCTCCGGCGAGGCCGACCACACAATGTGGATCCGGCCCGCGGACGCCCTGGCCCGCGCGGAGGCGGGTGAGCTGACCATGCTGCCCCCCACGCTGGTCAGCCTGGCCCAGGTGGCCGCGGCCGGCGACCTGGCCGGCGTGGCCCGCGCGGCGGCCACCCGCGACGCCGCCACCCCGGTCACCCCCCGCCTCGACCTCCCCGAGCACGGCGAACCCCGCTTCCTCCTCTCCTGA
- a CDS encoding Gfo/Idh/MocA family protein: MTRWGILATGHIAGRFAEDLRLVPGAELVAVGSRTPASAELFAARHGAPRAYGSWTELAADPDLDVIYVATPHAAHHEAAMTCLAAGRAVLVEKPCTLDLATTTELVETARARGVFLMEAMWMRTNPLILRVLELIADGAIGEVTSVRADFGAAGPFPPEHRMRARTLGGGALLDLGVYPLSLAHLLLGVPQHVQAWAKLSPEGVDENTGVVLGWDSGAVATLSCGMVGATAITASITGTAGRIDLPEPFYRPGSAVLHRLGAEPETVPADLTGGGYQHEAGEVQRCVAAGLIESPLVPHAVTLEMMALLDGIRERIGVDYA; this comes from the coding sequence ATGACGCGTTGGGGAATCCTGGCCACCGGACACATCGCCGGCCGCTTCGCCGAGGACCTGCGGCTGGTGCCGGGGGCCGAGCTGGTCGCGGTCGGCTCGCGTACGCCGGCGAGCGCCGAGCTCTTCGCCGCCCGGCACGGCGCCCCCCGGGCGTACGGCTCCTGGACGGAGCTGGCCGCGGACCCGGACCTGGACGTGATCTACGTGGCCACGCCGCACGCCGCCCACCACGAGGCGGCCATGACCTGCCTCGCCGCCGGCCGGGCGGTGCTGGTGGAGAAGCCCTGCACCCTCGACCTGGCCACCACCACCGAGCTGGTGGAGACCGCCCGGGCCCGCGGGGTCTTCCTGATGGAGGCCATGTGGATGCGGACCAACCCCCTCATCCTCCGCGTGCTGGAGCTGATCGCGGACGGGGCGATCGGCGAGGTGACCAGCGTGCGGGCGGACTTCGGGGCGGCCGGGCCGTTCCCGCCCGAGCATCGGATGCGGGCCCGGACGCTGGGCGGTGGGGCGCTGCTCGACCTCGGCGTCTACCCGCTGAGCCTGGCCCACCTGCTGCTCGGCGTGCCGCAGCACGTGCAGGCCTGGGCGAAGCTCAGCCCGGAGGGTGTGGACGAGAACACCGGCGTCGTCCTCGGCTGGGACTCGGGCGCGGTCGCCACGCTGAGCTGCGGGATGGTCGGCGCGACCGCGATCACCGCCTCGATCACCGGCACCGCCGGCCGGATCGACCTGCCCGAGCCGTTCTACCGGCCCGGCTCGGCGGTGCTGCACCGGCTCGGGGCCGAACCGGAGACCGTCCCCGCCGACCTGACCGGCGGCGGCTACCAGCACGAGGCCGGCGAGGTGCAGCGCTGCGTGGCCGCCGGGCTGATCGAGAGCCCGCTGGTCCCGCACGCCGTCACGCTGGAGATGATGGCGCTGCTGGACGGGATCCGGGAGCGCATCGGGGTCGACTACGCCTGA
- a CDS encoding inorganic phosphate transporter translates to MSPELIAVLAVIAVALAFDYTNGFHDAANAIATSVSTRALTPRIALLLAAVGNFVGAHFGAGVAKTVGDGLVTLPTGVASLGVVFAGVLGAIAWNLITWYFGLPSSSSHALFGGLVGATLLATGGVVQWANIGEKVLLPMVLSPLVGLTLGYLLMLAILWLFRKGQPGKLNRGFRWAQTVSAAAMSIGHGMQDAAKTMGIVVLALYTGGFQEDKTHIPGWVFWTSATMLALGTYAGGWRIIRTLGRKIIDLGPPEGFAAETVASAVLFFNALVLKAPISTTHTITSAIMGVGATKRISAVRWNVAGNIVIAWIITFPAAAAIACLSYLVVRPLF, encoded by the coding sequence GTGAGTCCCGAACTCATCGCCGTGCTGGCGGTGATCGCGGTGGCCCTGGCGTTCGACTACACCAACGGCTTCCACGACGCCGCCAACGCGATCGCGACCAGCGTCTCCACCCGGGCGCTGACCCCCCGGATCGCCCTGCTGCTGGCCGCGGTCGGCAACTTCGTCGGCGCGCACTTCGGCGCCGGCGTGGCCAAGACCGTCGGCGACGGCCTGGTCACCCTGCCCACCGGGGTGGCCAGCCTGGGGGTGGTCTTCGCCGGGGTGCTCGGCGCCATCGCCTGGAACCTGATCACCTGGTACTTCGGCCTGCCCTCGTCCTCCTCGCACGCCCTCTTCGGCGGCCTGGTCGGGGCGACCCTGCTGGCCACCGGAGGGGTGGTGCAGTGGGCCAACATCGGCGAGAAGGTCCTCCTGCCGATGGTGCTCTCGCCGCTCGTCGGCCTGACCCTGGGCTACCTGCTGATGCTGGCCATCCTCTGGCTGTTCCGGAAGGGGCAGCCGGGCAAGCTGAACCGGGGCTTCCGCTGGGCGCAGACCGTCTCGGCGGCGGCCATGTCGATCGGCCACGGCATGCAGGACGCCGCCAAGACCATGGGCATCGTGGTCCTGGCCCTCTACACCGGTGGCTTCCAGGAGGACAAGACCCACATCCCCGGCTGGGTCTTCTGGACCTCGGCGACCATGCTGGCGCTGGGCACGTACGCCGGTGGTTGGCGGATCATCCGGACCCTGGGCCGCAAGATCATCGACCTGGGTCCCCCGGAGGGCTTTGCCGCCGAGACGGTGGCCAGCGCGGTGCTCTTCTTCAACGCCCTGGTGCTGAAGGCGCCGATCTCCACTACCCACACGATCACCTCGGCGATCATGGGTGTGGGCGCGACCAAGCGCATCTCCGCGGTCCGCTGGAACGTCGCCGGCAACATCGTGATCGCCTGGATCATCACGTTCCCGGCCGCCGCGGCGATCGCCTGCCTCAGCTACCTGGTGGTCCGGCCGCTCTTCTGA
- a CDS encoding DUF47 domain-containing protein produces MKFSFRPTEGAFYELFTRAAQNLVRGTELLNELGLPDVDIQSVSERLTEVEHDSDQITHELYKKINSTFITPFDREDIYRLGSLLDDVMDHLEAVGNLLYLYGLTKLPSLPRELHELVNVLDQQAKLTAEAMPRLKSMKDLEEYWIECNRLENDGDQAYRMLLVRLFSGEYDALTVLKMKEVADELEAACDAFEHVANTVETITVKES; encoded by the coding sequence GTGAAGTTTTCCTTCCGTCCCACCGAGGGCGCCTTCTACGAGCTCTTCACCAGGGCCGCGCAGAACCTGGTGCGGGGTACCGAACTGCTGAACGAGCTGGGCCTGCCCGACGTCGACATCCAGTCCGTCAGCGAGCGGCTCACCGAGGTCGAGCACGACAGCGACCAGATCACCCACGAGCTGTACAAGAAGATCAACTCTACCTTCATCACCCCGTTCGACCGGGAGGACATCTACCGTCTGGGCTCGCTGCTCGACGACGTGATGGACCACCTGGAGGCGGTCGGCAACCTGCTCTACCTGTACGGCCTGACCAAGCTTCCCTCGCTGCCGCGCGAGCTGCACGAGCTGGTGAACGTCCTCGACCAGCAGGCCAAGCTGACCGCCGAGGCGATGCCCCGGCTGAAGTCGATGAAGGACCTCGAGGAGTACTGGATCGAGTGCAACCGCCTCGAGAACGACGGCGACCAGGCGTACCGGATGCTGCTGGTCCGGCTCTTCTCCGGCGAGTACGACGCCCTCACCGTGCTGAAGATGAAGGAGGTCGCCGACGAGCTGGAGGCCGCCTGCGACGCCTTCGAGCACGTGGCGAACACCGTCGAGACCATCACGGTCAAGGAGTCCTGA
- a CDS encoding PPK2 family polyphosphate kinase, with protein MSGVDGVGAVPPHGGTMRELLRVNPDGGAVDLRAVDPRSTPGLPGAAGSGKRRKEWAREQVELLGVDLGRQQEMLYAAAQAAAGPEAPTSAPTAADAQLDGGRPRRVLLVLQAMDCGGKDGTIKRVAGAMNPLGLHIRSFGPPTEEELRHDFLWRIRRALPPPGYVGIFNRSHYEDVLIARVGELVDEPTWRARYDQINAFERELVDGGVTLVKVMLHISYAEQGERLMERLTDPQKYWKYNPSDLDSRARWDDYQAAYAEALARCDADAAPWFVVPADRKWYRDWAVAHLLRETFEGLDLGYPAAGFDVERERQRLRSGDEMLKVNGG; from the coding sequence ATGAGTGGAGTCGATGGGGTCGGGGCCGTGCCGCCACACGGCGGGACGATGCGGGAGCTGCTGCGGGTGAACCCGGACGGCGGGGCGGTGGACCTGCGGGCGGTCGACCCGCGGTCGACGCCGGGGCTGCCGGGGGCGGCGGGGAGCGGGAAGCGGCGCAAGGAGTGGGCCCGCGAGCAGGTCGAGCTGCTCGGCGTCGACCTGGGCCGGCAGCAGGAGATGCTGTACGCCGCCGCGCAGGCCGCGGCCGGCCCGGAGGCGCCGACCAGTGCTCCGACGGCGGCCGACGCCCAGCTGGACGGCGGTCGGCCGCGCCGCGTGCTGCTGGTGCTCCAGGCGATGGACTGCGGCGGCAAGGACGGCACCATCAAGCGGGTGGCCGGCGCGATGAACCCGCTCGGCCTGCACATCCGCTCGTTCGGGCCGCCCACCGAGGAGGAGCTGCGGCACGACTTCCTGTGGCGGATCCGCCGGGCCCTGCCGCCGCCCGGCTACGTCGGCATCTTCAACCGCTCCCACTACGAGGACGTGCTGATCGCCCGGGTCGGCGAGCTGGTCGACGAGCCCACCTGGCGCGCCCGGTACGACCAGATCAACGCCTTCGAGCGGGAGCTGGTCGACGGCGGGGTGACCCTGGTCAAGGTGATGCTGCACATCTCGTACGCGGAGCAGGGCGAACGGCTGATGGAACGGCTGACCGATCCGCAGAAGTATTGGAAGTACAACCCGAGCGATCTCGACTCGCGGGCCCGCTGGGACGACTACCAGGCCGCGTACGCCGAGGCCCTGGCCCGCTGCGACGCGGACGCCGCGCCGTGGTTCGTGGTGCCGGCGGACCGCAAGTGGTACCGGGACTGGGCGGTCGCCCACCTGCTCCGGGAGACGTTCGAGGGACTTGATCTGGGGTATCCGGCTGCCGGTTTCGACGTGGAGCGGGAACGCCAGCGGTTGCGGAGCGGGGACGAGATGCTGAAGGTGAACGGCGGGTGA
- the sigJ gene encoding RNA polymerase sigma factor SigJ has protein sequence MGDLAAEFEAERGHLTAVAHRMLGSRSEAEDAVQETWLRYAGALADPAARAQIRELRAWLTTTCSRICLDVLRSARVRRETYPGQWLPEPVVTAVPATDGFAPDPAERAVRTDQLGTALLVVLERLAPEQRVAFVLHDVFAVPFATIAEVLRTTPAAARQLASRARRAVTGPDVPRHTADLAEQQRVLAAFATAVESGELDRLVEVLAPDVVMVGDSGGHFPAARRPVVGAEAVARFILGLFGQAGRFAGPLLARPVLVDGALGWQMETVYRDGRTLRLVMAYAVHEGRITGVFNQLNPEKLPELPPFGPDDAWPPRW, from the coding sequence GTGGGAGATCTTGCGGCGGAGTTCGAGGCGGAGCGGGGGCACCTGACGGCGGTGGCCCACCGGATGCTGGGCAGCCGGAGCGAGGCCGAGGACGCGGTGCAGGAGACCTGGCTGCGCTACGCGGGCGCGCTCGCCGACCCGGCGGCCCGGGCGCAGATCCGGGAGCTGAGGGCCTGGCTGACCACCACCTGCTCGCGGATCTGCCTGGACGTGCTCCGCTCGGCCCGGGTCCGCAGGGAGACCTATCCCGGCCAGTGGCTGCCCGAACCCGTGGTGACCGCCGTACCGGCCACGGACGGCTTCGCCCCGGACCCGGCCGAGCGGGCGGTCCGCACCGACCAGCTCGGCACCGCGCTGCTGGTGGTGCTGGAGCGGCTCGCGCCGGAGCAGCGGGTGGCCTTCGTCCTGCACGACGTCTTCGCGGTGCCGTTCGCCACCATCGCCGAGGTGCTCCGCACCACTCCCGCCGCCGCCCGGCAGCTCGCCTCCCGGGCCCGCCGCGCGGTCACCGGCCCGGACGTCCCCCGGCACACCGCCGACCTGGCCGAGCAGCAACGGGTGCTCGCCGCGTTCGCCACGGCGGTGGAGTCCGGCGAGCTGGACCGGCTGGTCGAGGTGCTCGCCCCGGACGTGGTCATGGTCGGCGACAGCGGCGGGCACTTCCCGGCGGCCCGCCGGCCGGTGGTGGGCGCCGAGGCGGTGGCCCGCTTCATCCTCGGCCTCTTCGGCCAGGCCGGCCGGTTCGCCGGCCCGCTGCTGGCCCGGCCGGTGCTGGTCGACGGCGCCCTCGGCTGGCAGATGGAGACCGTCTACCGGGACGGCCGCACGCTGCGCCTGGTCATGGCGTACGCGGTGCACGAGGGGCGGATCACCGGCGTCTTCAACCAGCTCAACCCGGAGAAGCTCCCGGAGCTGCCGCCGTTCGGCCCGGACGACGCCTGGCCGCCGCGCTGGTGA
- a CDS encoding DUF402 domain-containing protein, protein MPSDVVRVIYRKYDGSAHRDYPARRLAEDDLGVWLGVPAGTESVYHGRPSVEQIPFVLLVPHHGWWTGMFNPPPRTSEVYCDIATPARWEGDDTVHLIDLDLDVVRRRATGLVELRDEDEFAEHRERFGYPDDVVAEAESAARWLFGALADGTEPFATSYRKWLALVV, encoded by the coding sequence ATGCCGAGCGACGTGGTCCGCGTGATCTACCGCAAGTACGACGGCAGCGCCCACCGCGACTACCCGGCCCGCCGGCTCGCCGAGGACGACCTCGGTGTCTGGCTCGGCGTGCCGGCCGGCACCGAGTCGGTCTACCACGGTCGGCCCTCGGTCGAGCAGATCCCCTTCGTCCTGCTGGTGCCGCACCACGGCTGGTGGACCGGCATGTTCAACCCGCCGCCGCGGACCAGCGAGGTCTACTGCGACATCGCCACGCCGGCCCGCTGGGAGGGCGACGACACGGTCCACCTGATCGACCTCGACCTGGACGTGGTGCGCCGCCGGGCGACCGGCCTGGTGGAGCTGCGCGACGAGGACGAGTTCGCCGAGCACCGGGAGCGTTTCGGCTACCCCGACGACGTGGTCGCCGAGGCGGAGTCGGCGGCCCGCTGGCTCTTCGGTGCGCTCGCGGACGGCACCGAGCCGTTCGCCACGTCGTACCGGAAGTGGCTGGCCCTGGTGGTCTGA